A genomic segment from Nicotiana sylvestris chromosome 1, ASM39365v2, whole genome shotgun sequence encodes:
- the LOC138890715 gene encoding uncharacterized protein — protein MTNPQDNPGIPPPVSPSNTSSSTPPSEIPKPRFHRQKMLTRKTVASGALRKVLNEKLKASQRKESPTQESDSRSESEAFISASKGEEHGSSDTDKIQKNPGEVSYCVVFSTVVQNVENRFVLVRPVKDVKGLNLVKVEVKRKKKREGGASGDERGNRKERVLDICGGVEKGGNKSGGSGSGEAAEGLVHLIKQQDEPGSSAEETLADLLKRVGASYDPKKRKASTQKASTASKPTKKSKMSSPKPIVPLVPKGRATRSRVKQSEAELQKALEESKKKKKEKGKAKVVESYEVAKEEE, from the coding sequence ATGACTAACCCCCAAGATAATCCTGGCATTCCCCCACCAGTATCCCCTTCTAATACATCCTCATCTACACCCCCTAGTGAAATCCCAAAACCTAGGTTTCATAGGCAGAAAATGTTGACCAGAAAAACTGTAGCTTCTGGAGCTCTAAGAAAAGTTCTAAATGAGAAATTGAAGGCTAGCCAGAGGAAGGAAAGTCCTACTCAAGAATCTGACTCAAGATCTGAGTCTGAAGCTTTTATTTCTGCCAGCAAAGGTGAAGAACATGGGTCTTCTGACActgacaaaattcaaaaaaacccTGGTGAGGTAAGTTATTGTGTGGTATTCTCTACTGTggttcaaaatgtagaaaataggTTTGTCTTGGTTCGTCCTGTCAAAGATGTAAAGGGGTTGAATCTAGTAaaagtggaggtaaaaagaaagaaaaagagagagggggGAGCAAGTGGTGATGAGCGGGGAAATAGGAAAGAAAGAGTTCTGGATATTTGTGGAGGTGTTGAAAAAGGTGGCAacaagtcagggggaagtggttctggggagGCGGCTGAAGGGCTTGTACATCTAATCAAGCAacaagatgaacctggttcatctgctGAGGAAACACTGGCTGATCTTCTGAAGAGGGTTGGGGccagttatgatccaaagaagcGTAAAGCTTCCACACAAAAGGCTTCAACTGCTTCCAAGCcaacaaagaaaagcaaaatgtcaTCCCCAAAACCTATTGTACCTTTAGTACCTAAGGGAAGAGCCACTAGAAGCAGGGTCAAACAAAGTGAAGCTGAGTTACAGAAAGCTCTGGAAGAaagcaagaagaaaaagaaggagaagGGAAAAGCAAAGGTTGTGGAGAGTTATGAGGttgcaaaagaagaagaatag